In Tursiops truncatus isolate mTurTru1 chromosome X, mTurTru1.mat.Y, whole genome shotgun sequence, the following proteins share a genomic window:
- the DUSP9 gene encoding dual specificity protein phosphatase 9, whose protein sequence is MEGLGRSCLWLRRELSPPRPRLLLLDCRSRELYESARIGGALSVALPALLLRRLRRGSLSVRALLPGPPLQPPPPAPVLLYDQGGGRHRRGEAEAEAEEWEAESVLGTLLQKLREEGYLAYYLQGGFSRFQAECPHLCETSLDSRGGPSTAPVPSPVVGLGGLCLGSDCSDAESEPDRDSMSCGLDSEGATPPPAGLLPSFPVQILPNLYLGSARDSANVESLAKLGIRYILNVTPNLPNLFEKNGDFHYKQIPISDHWSQNLSQFFPEAIAFIDEALSQNCGVLVHCLAGVSRSVTVTVAYLMQKRHLSLNDAYDLVKRKKSNISPNFNFMGQLLDFERSLRLEERRARDGGSGGQESAASDPPSFFTTPTSDGVFELDAT, encoded by the exons ATGGAGGGTCTGGGCCGCTCGTGCCTGTGGCTGCGCCGGGAGCTGTCGCCCCCGCGGCCGCGGCTGCTGCTCCTGGACTGCCGCAGCCGCGAGCTGTACGAGTCGGCGCGCATCGGCGGGGCGCTGAGCGTGGCCCTGCCCGCGCTGCTGCTGCGCCGCCTGCGGCGGGGGAGCCTGTCGGTGCGCGCGCTCCTGCCTGGGCCGCCGCTGCagccgcccccgcccgccccggtgctCCTGTACGACCAGGGCGGGGGCCGGCACCGGCGCGGGGAGGCCGAGGCCGAGGCCGAGGAGTGGGAGGCCGAGTCGGTGCTGGGCACCCTGCTCCAGAAGCTGCGGGAGGAAGGCTACCTGGCCTACTACCTACAGG GTGGCTTCAGCAGATTCCAGGCCGAGTGCCCTCACCTATGTGAGACCAGCCTTGACAGCCGTGGGGGCCCAAGCACAGCTCCGGTGCCCAGCCCAGTGGTGGGGCTCGGTGGCCTGTGCCTGGGCTCCGACTGCTCCGACGCGGAATCCGAGCCTGACCGAGACTCCATGAGCTGTGGCCTGGATTCGGAGGGTGCCACGCCCCCCCCAGCGGGGCTGCTGCCATCCTTCCCGGTCCAGATCCTGCCCAACCTCTACCTGGGCAGTGCCCGGGATTCGGCCAACGTGGAGAGCTTGGCCAAGCTGGGCATCCGCTACATCCTCAATGTCACCCCAAACCTGCCTAACCTCTTCGAGAAGAACGGCGACTTTCACTACAAGCAGATCCCCATCTCGGACCACTGGAGCCAGAACTTGTCCCAGTTCTTTCCGGAGGCCATCGCGTTCATTG ACGAGGCCTTGTCCCAGAACTGCGGGGTGCTCGTTCACTGCCTGGCCGGCGTCAGCCGCTCCGTCACCGTCACCGTGGCCTACCTCATGCAGAAGCGCCACCTCTCGCTCAACGACGCCTACGACCTGGTCAAGCGGAAGAAGTCCAACATCTCGCCCAACTTCAACTTCATGGGGCAGCTGCTGGACTTCGAGCGCAGCCTGCGTCTGGAGGAGCGGCGCGCCCGGGATGGGGGCAGCGGGGGGCAGGAGTCGGCCGCCTCCGACCCGCCCTCCTTCTTCACCACGCCGACCAGCGATGGCGTCTTTGAGCTGGACGCCACATAG